In the Arachis stenosperma cultivar V10309 chromosome 8, arast.V10309.gnm1.PFL2, whole genome shotgun sequence genome, AAGTATATAAGAGATGACTGATTTGTGACGACTAGTCATAGTAGCCATGATGGCCATTACTGTAGCAGTTTTACAATTCATAGAGATTCAACGTTTTACATTGACTATCAAATGTTCAAGAGAACCCTCCTCTTTTATCCGAGCTTGGAACAAGCTTTGTAAAAAGTTTGCAACAAGCTCGACATACACAGAATCACAGATTCTCATATAATTCATTcacattaaaagaaaaaaaaaactgcaTAAGTAATCATTTGAAATGTCAATGGAAAAGTCATACCCAGTATTCTCATCATGTACAAAACAGATCAagtatccatcatcttcttcagaggTTGTCCCAGGAATACGTGGGACAAAAATAGCCTCGGAACCAAACCTCCCGGGTCCCAAGTCGTAGAGACCCTGAACATTTCCTCCGACTTCAAGCTTTGTTTTTCCAGAGTCCGGTTCGGCATgcaaatcaaatttaataattccAGTAACTTTTGCAATGCTGTCTAATGTGGTTCCATATACATATCGTTGCTTCCTGATTTTGACAAAGAAAATAATAAACACAAGAGAGGCAAAACAAACTTAAATTTAGTTATCTTAGAACATAATATGAAAACCATATATCGCAGAACTATTATAAACATTGTCCAAGAAGCACAAAGAATGTGACCACAAAACCGTAAACCCTTAACCGAATAGAACGATGACCAAGAAGAAATAAAATGGTCAAAACTTTGGTATCTTACCTGCCAGTGTAGCTTTCATTCACCCTAGGAAAATCAACAGCAGATGCAGATAGTTTCTTTTGAGAAGCTTCGCCAGATTTCATGTTAAATCGCATTTCATACCTTAAAAAAATTGTCAATATATAGTTAATATAGTTATttacaataaataaaaagtttaagTAAATTTGATTCCAATAATTACTAGGTGAAGAAAAGGAGTCTATTTACAGTTCATTTGAGAAATTTTCAAGCTTTTCCTTGACAGTTCCGCTGACCATGTCCAGATCTGGATTCTCAAGGCGGCATGTGATCAAAACAacttcatcctcctcctcccaTGCATTAGCTggtttttaaaagaataaaagaaaaataaggtTGTCAAAAAGGTTGAAATCAACCAGTCAATCAATGAAATGAAAGCAGAGATAACAAGTTGGTTTCACATCCTTTACTTGTATATTGTTCATCCCCATAACCCATCATAATGGACTCATCACTTAAACTGTTAGCAGACAGTTCACCTTTATGATCATTGAATTTTTACTGAATCATAATTGCAGAATGTTTATCATTATCATATATTAAGTAGAAACAGAACATATAAACATACCATTGTGGAATATGAAGCAGTTTGGAAGCTCGAACCACCTAATATGCTTCTCATCCTTAGCATACCGAGGTAGGACCCCAAATCGAGCTTTCTTGGTCGAATCAAATGTGAATATCAATGTCTTATTCTTTACCATTTCCTGAAAAATGGATTTTGATATGGTATGTTCAGTGTAACAGTAAAATTAAAGAGAGTTTATTCAAAAGCTAAAACTATTAGGTGTAAACATTGAAATAGCTTTTATCTCAAATATGTTTTCTCTCagaaaaatctttttaaatccTGGGATCACTTTTACAGtgcaaaattataatttaattaagaaTGGGAGCAGAAAGATTGACCACAACAACTTCAGTTGCTCTATGACCATGTCAGGAACAAACAGTGCAAATTTTTTTAGGCTTGCCATTTTTCCTATAGTCTACCACAATATTGAAATTAGAAAAGCAAAATGTTTTTTATccttataattataataatcatAAATAAGACTCATTTGAGAATCTAAATACCATGCTTGGCATAGTTGAACTATAATTAACTAATTCttgtttttccctttttcagaaTATATGAATAGAAACACTCGAAATACCTTTGGCCTAAAATACAGAGGAAGATCCATAAATATTGCATAATTTTCTGTGATGGCAAAGTCATGCATCATGATAGGCTCTGCTATTGTTATGGGTACAGGATCATGCATAAAACCATCCTTTGAAATAACTCTGTACGTAATATATGGTGGTGTATGTGAATAGCCAAATGTGAACATCTCGCCTGCAAACAGGATATTCATTTAGTTGGAAATAGGAATAATTATTCCCCTAAATGATTCAACTTAATTGAAGATGGCTTCACCAGTAAATGGGTCAACTTTTGGATGAGCTGTGAAAGAATGGCCCAATCTCTTGTCATAATCTAACAAACCAAGTGTCTGCAAATCACCATCTTCAAAAACTTTAATAGCATCTGCAAAAGTTCAAAAGGACCATGTCAAGCTGTTTGTTTTCCTCTGGacaaaacaatttaaaataaaaaaagagaaagggggggggggggggggagagtATTTTACATCTAAAATTTTcaatataattgaaaaaaataaacactgaatttttaaaaacttctgattatctttttaaaaaaatatttaaatgtgtgaaaattttttttttttttttaaggggGGAAATAGTATCAGTAAATATAATGATAACTAGTTGAATCCTCAGGTACAACAAAGTTGTTAATTGAAGTTCAGTGTCTTTCTCCATGAAGGAAAAAATAATTGCTTAGATGATCATGGCTGAAGGATGGCCGAAAACTTAAGGGTTTTCTCAAAACCTTTGTTGAATCCATATAGTGACAGTTAAGATAAAATCAAGAAGTGCGTAGTCTTCATAAGCCTAAAACATATAATAGCCGTACTTACAGGGTTTATCAGCTTCTGAGAGAGCTAGAAGCTTTCCGTGATGATATATAAGAGCTGTATTGGCTGGTATAAATTAGAGATGATTACAAGTTAGTTTCAGATCTTCCAGTCATGGTttataagaaaatgaaaatgaagaaatacaaaacaaaaaaagaaaacttaACAAAGTACATTTATCAGAAACCATCAAGGCTGACCAAAGGATAATGCACTATCTGGTCATTCTAGAAAAGAATTAAGAGCTATCTTGAAATTTGAAAGATCGGTTAGAAGTTTACAGTATTTCGTAAAGTACCGATATTGAATAGATGTCCATGCATGATGTAGCAAGCACATAATGTTCACATACAAAATACATTAAAATCATGGTCTGAATTGGACAGAACAAGATAGATAGCACAATTGACCTGTTCCATTCCCAAAAGACAGATCAAGTACTTTCAATTTAGCTCTCAATATTTGCATGTTAACCATCAACAGTCCAAACAGACCCTTGAGATCTCCAATCTGAAATGACATTTAAGAGTATTTAGCACTTTCTTGTAGAATGGATTTTAGAAGTTGAATGGAAGACTTGACCTTTGCTCATTTAATACaaatttggatcctctaaagtgaGGATTTCACTTTTGAAGGTAAAATAAGAAGTTTTACCATTGAAGcaataaagtaaaataacttCTATTCTTAAACAATAGGGGGAAATCCTTCACCTTATCCCCTAAAGCGAGATCCTCACTTTAGAGGGATCCTTATACAGTTAAAAAAGGATAGAGAAAAAGTAGTAAACAATTGGAAGCATATAGTTTGACTGAATTGAACTTTCGTATGCTCATATTTAAATGAGAGAGAGGTTGATAGGTTCTAGGGGAAGCAATATCACAAAAGTGAAAGATATTGACAATTGACAGTGTCAGAAGCACaattgattcaatcaaagagtGAATTAGATAAATATTAAAGCAAAATAACCATCAAGAACAGATTTGAAATAGGAAATGTTTGCAATGATGCCCCACTGGTCATACTTAATTAAGAACTACAAATAATACAACTAATCCCATGTGGGCATTCATGTCTGCACACTAAAGCAGTCACTCACTTAATCAAGCATGCAACTCAGGAAAAAGTGCATGCAGAGACAGACTAAAAAAgacaatatttaaataaaatagaaaaagtaataatgaaaaaaaaagagaaaacaatgACAACAAGTTAGTGCACATGATATCATACCTTCATAAATTTGGCGCCTCCAAAGTACTCTTCCTGTTTAAGACGAGAAGTTTTCACATAACGAGAAACATATGTTGCTTTTCCATCTTTGATACGCAAACCAtgaatcattctgaaattcaatgATATGTAGAACAACATCGGAGGGCCATAGTGTAATATAATCAGAGAAAGAGTTTACAAGATTTTGACTTGAGCTTGCTAAGGTATAAAACAATTCATCTGCCTCTACCAACAGCTCAAAAGGCACACAAATGGTTTTATACTTAACAAAGTTTTTCATTCACAATATTTCTCATTgatttcaataataataataatatccaCCAAACAGAGCATTCATCCTCGCAGATCTAGGATCAAATATCACCACTCTATTTACATGAAATATTATTCTTGAAGACACTTGAAAGAAATGTAAGTTTGTATGAAGGAAGCAAATTACATACCCATCTCCATCAAACCTGCAAAACGAGAGAGGAGGGTATATTGTATAAGCAGTGCTAAGAATAAACACATTTCAATCCAGATAAGCTGAGACACCTCCAGTTTAAAACTAAATCTtcccataaaaataaatattgctAATGGAAAATCAATAAGTTGAAGCTAAACAGATGAAAACCAAAGAACAAAATTACCAGTGATATCCGGCCACAGGAGAAAACTTCGGATTAGGTCCAACCCTGACAAACTCACCATTCAAGCAATCCTACAAAAAGACTTACAAATGGTAAGAAATGAATAACAGCAGTTGATACAAGAAAAGGTAC is a window encoding:
- the LOC130944516 gene encoding carotenoid 9,10(9',10')-cleavage dioxygenase 1, whose translation is MEEEKKRNGIVSVEPKPSNGFTSKVIDLLEKLIVKLMYDTSLPHHYLTGNFAPLPDETPPTKDLPLTGHLPDCLNGEFVRVGPNPKFSPVAGYHWFDGDGMIHGLRIKDGKATYVSRYVKTSRLKQEEYFGGAKFMKIGDLKGLFGLLMVNMQILRAKLKVLDLSFGNGTANTALIYHHGKLLALSEADKPYAIKVFEDGDLQTLGLLDYDKRLGHSFTAHPKVDPFTGEMFTFGYSHTPPYITYRVISKDGFMHDPVPITIAEPIMMHDFAITENYAIFMDLPLYFRPKEMVKNKTLIFTFDSTKKARFGVLPRYAKDEKHIRWFELPNCFIFHNANAWEEEDEVVLITCRLENPDLDMVSGTVKEKLENFSNELYEMRFNMKSGEASQKKLSASAVDFPRVNESYTGRKQRYVYGTTLDSIAKVTGIIKFDLHAEPDSGKTKLEVGGNVQGLYDLGPGRFGSEAIFVPRIPGTTSEEDDGYLICFVHDENTGKSFVHVIDAKTMSADPVAVVELPHRVPYGFHAFFVTEDQLQEQA